One Onthophagus taurus isolate NC chromosome 11, IU_Otau_3.0, whole genome shotgun sequence genomic window carries:
- the LOC111424988 gene encoding citron Rho-interacting kinase, protein MMEPSKEPINVRTKRIINHIIGNASSVEETLSLLTREGLLDVLDVLYEECSSECLKNADKNIKKFVERHKKTIGVLKKLRVNLSDFEIKNVIGRGHFGEVHVVKEKQTGHIYAMKTIKKHKSLEAKNASFEVERNIMAFSTSPWLTSLQYAFQDVANLYFIMDYHPGGDLVGLLYRQGGTLPESAARFYIAELVVALNDLHEMGYVHRDIKPDNILLDRCGHVKIVDFGSAALLNSKGEMSDVVPVGTPDYIAPEILQSFDNRTKKTYGISCDYWSLGVLGYELTVGNTPFNGSNTTVTYSKIMNHQTSLKFPPDIILTQGFVALIRNLLTDEDHRLTYEGILKHPVYKNVDFDSLRDQVPPYVPKISSIDDTSNFIDVAKTKNEPHIDHFKKKTQFSGRNLPFIGFTYTPFVEINNEGLTKCIVKDETITTLKKEIEKLQKKLMQVSDFGEKENFERKLDEKSRKLESIENVRKNLEKDLAKTIAECSALKRKLDLERKDRSEVEKKALELIKASKLKWEAAEKPKMEALEVELINYKEKVAKIEIENKNLIDQINQVALLENKHKVSLEKVENLRRSSVVGLETRLQKLTHQSQKELNELQTKLMEENQKNIDYEKVLNELKAINAQLKKEINKKSEELEEFKKKIVESNLKDQKVANKEFQKSIDGYKKEIEIYKDEINELKSKIINKDFLESKIKFEQEINEKFKQQIEDLKTELNFEKLSNKSSQEEVNSNFKLQIRALEVKIRDALAEKNDFHCKLKEAESKEEDHKRKINALESLVKELERGVGELEVTSDKQSILQKQVERLEQQLVETHEQFALEKQELSQLKSKYWRMERELQNSNLDKKIIERDYKEAKDQNNQLTQDIEAMILKINETKTTHERALLELNGLNENLTTEVIKLSELVKNLEDKLSVQREKSDGEKDAFNDLRADLRKRDEEIRQLRNEISEVKSEKNQWERRVFEITKQNEFINVKINKECNEKNILMKEIEDLKRKINNSQQNQNALREACSLLETQLEEFEHLYQVSESKRTSLISEVEKLNFELSTTRNEVQEAKRSINEEKSLRLLAETKLKKLIEDVESLQQELESYREECADFKTYSSGLANELTAAEQKITDLDVELKDCKRRLENYLAENVIIKEENSSQLTYLNNLKESNFKLSQNLNEYKTVNKTVIDQVNSLETLLSEKEMCFKERQIKMDATINQQIKLIDYLQSKIEEKKKKTLTDKLFGGSKKENHPPPSIVLNYKDLEHQLFKEKETNKNLQEEIIKLKSITLPNLNLNKLDSKMNIKDQKRLLEQIVQSPQKNDLYRQNSVQRMQHNIPHRFESKLCTKSIVCGQCGDSVQIGRGSSVCRECLIQVHSGCAKNVPRTCGLPQGFAKHYSDSLSRLKTKKEFDGNNEQIEDEDDGNVVFDVEGYVKVPVKSSWEKYYACLTSKSLTIYEEPPNTTSTKIVDKLKLNQLGTHGKVTLEPVESEIGISVANSDLPFVIKVEISPETTCWPPKNIIFMTLSVEDKDKWYKALDRLFNSPNGKYDGDVVLKLQEEIEVNCLIEFGDDLKLLGSDRGLFSFKNETLSHISGPLHIQQITSIQKLNLIVMIVDENRVLITCDYKHVQNLSLCAPCSKPTLQFNTINVKNIDGFHIFSVSTKKDLLCAATARQIIIMFYDSKLREYIPERILDTAEPTSCILFTEYTVLIGADKFFEIDLNNYEVDEFLDSSDRNLSLAIGCYKLKSFPLAILEVSKHPVEYLLCYNEFAIFVDEYGRNSRKNEIKFNHLPSAFYFISNHLFVVQFCAVEIIKIPSTSNQDDDNVDFERVKIDLASPKYLGSSKKGIYVKNQNLIKLICCKDDLVSDLDASTDSDAFSFTSSMVRSLDGHLSDDEDRFENEKRVKFARTTDL, encoded by the exons ATGATGGAACCGTCAAAGGAACCAATCAACGTACGAACGAAGCGAATAATAAACCACATAATAGGAAATGCTTCAAGTGTAGAAGAAACGTTATCATTATTAACTAGAGAAGGATTACTGGACGTTTTAGATGTATTATACGAAGAATGCAGCTCGGAATGCCTCAAAAACGCggataaaaacataaaaaaattcgttgAGCGGCATAAAAAAACGATTGGGGTTTTGAAAAAGTTACGGGTGAATTTATCCGATTTCGAAATAAAGAATGTTATCGGAAGGGGACATTTTGGAGAGGTGCATGTTGTTAAGGAGAAACAAACGGGACATATTTACGCTatgaaaacgattaaaaagCATAAAAGTTTGGAAGCAAAAAATGCCAGTTTTGAGGTGGAACGGAATATCATGGCTTTTTCAACGTCACCGTGGTTAACTTCTTTACAATACGCTTTTCAAGATGTCgctaatttatattttattatggaTTATCACCCCGGAGGCGACTTAGTTGGACTTTTATATAGACAAGGAGGAACATTACCAGAAAGTGCTGCTCGATTTTATATTGCAGAATTg gttgTTGCTTTGAATGATTTGCACGAAATGGGTTATGTTCATCGTGATATAAAACCAGATAATATCCTTTTAGATCGATGTGGTCATGTTAAAATAGTCGATTTTGGATCAGCTGCTTTGTTGAATTCTAAAGGGGAAATGTCTGATGTTGTCCCTGTTGGAACTCCAGATTATATAGCCCCAGAAATTCTTCAATCATTTGATAATCgaactaaaaaaacttatgga atttcTTGTGATTATTGGTCTTTAGGGGTGCTAGGTTATGAATTAACTGTGGGAAATACTCCATTTAATGGCTCAAACACCACTGTGACATATTCGAAGATAATGAATCATCAAACAAGCTTAAAATTCCCCCctgatataattttaacaCAAGGTTTTGTTGCGTTAATTCGAAATTTATTGACGGATGAAGACCATAGGTTGACATATGAAGGGATTTTAAAACACCCGGTGTACAAAAACGTCGATTTTGATTCATTGCGAGACCAAGTTCCTCCTTATGTTCCAAAAATTTCTTCTATCGATGATACAAGTAACTTTATTGATGTtgcaaaaacgaaaaatgagCCTCATATTGATCATTTTAAGAAGAAAACTCAATTTTCTGGGAGAAATTTGCCTTTTATTGGATTTACTTATACTCCATTTGTTGAAATTAACAATGAAGGTCTGACGAAATGTATTGTTAAAGATGAAACAATCACAACTTTAAAAAAGGAGATTGAAAAGTtgcaaaagaaattaatgcaAGTTTCtgattttggagaaaaagaaaattttgaacgaAAATTGGACGAAAAATCGAGGAAGTTAGAAAGTATTGAGAATGTTaggaaaaatttagaaaaagattTAGCTAAAACCATCGCAGAATGTTCAGCTTTAAAGCGGAAATTAGATTTAGAGCGAAAAGATCGAAGTGAAGTCGAAAAAAAGGCGTTGGAGTTAATCAAAGCTTCGAAATTGAAATGGGAAGCAGCGGAAAAACCGAAAATGGAAGCTTTAGAAGTGGAgctaataaattataaagaaaaagttgcaaaaattgagattgaaaataaaaatttaatcgatCAAATCAACCAGGTGgctttattagaaaataaacacaaagTTTCGTTagaaaaagtcgaaaatttaCGACGAAGTAGCGTGGTCGGGTTAGAAACAAGACTTCAAAAATTAACGCATCAAAGCCAAAAGGAATTAAACGAATTACAAACTAAATTAAtggaagaaaatcaaaaaaatatcgattacGAAAAAGTTTTGAACGAATTAAAAGCGATTAACGCccaacttaaaaaagaaattaataaaaaatctgaGGAATTAGAAgagtttaagaaaaaaatcgtcgaaTCTAACCTAAAAGACCAAAAAGTTGCTAATAAAGAGTTTCAAAAATCCATAGAtggttataaaaaagaaatcgaaatttataaagatgaaataaatgaattaaaatcaaaaattattaataaagattttcttgaaagcaaaattaaatttgagcaggaaattaacgaaaaattcaaacaacaaattgag gatttAAAAACTGAGTTaaactttgaaaaactttCTAATAAGTCATCCCAAGAAGAAGTTAACTCTAATTTTAAGTTACAAATTCGTGCTTTAGAAGTAAAAATAAGAGACGCATTAGCAGAAAAAAACGACTTTcattgtaaattaaaagaagCCGAATCAAAAGAGGAAgatcataaaagaaaaattaatgcttTGGAGAGTTTAGTGAAAGAACTTGAACGCGGAGTTGGCGAACTCGAGGTTACTTCTGATAAACAAAGCATTTTGCAAAAACAAGTTGAGCGATTAGAACAACAattagttgag actCACGAACAATTTGCGTTAGAAAAACAAGAACTATCtcaattaaaatcgaaatattgGCGGATGGAACGTGAATTACAAAACTCAAATTTggacaaaaaaattatcgagCGCGATTATAAAGAGGCGAAAGACCAAAATAACCAATTAACTCAAGATATCGAAgcgatgattttaaaaataaacgaaactAAAACAACGCACGAAAGAGCCCTTTTAGAATTGAATGGTTTAAACGAAAATCTCACCACCgaagttattaaattatcaGAATTGGTTAAGAATTTAGAAGATAAGTTAAGCGTTCAACGTGAAAAATCGGATGGCGAAAAGGATGCATTTAACGATTTAAGAGCAGATTTACGGAAACGAGATGAAGAAATCCGacaattaagaaatgaaataagtGAGGTAAAAAGCGAAAAGAACCAATGGGAACGTCGCGTTTTTGAAATTACTAagcaaaatgaatttattaatgttaaaattaataaagaatgtaatgaaaagaacattttaatgaaggaaattgaagatttaaaacgtaaaattaataattcacaACAA aatcaAAATGCTCTTCGTGAAGCATGTTCATTATTAGAAACTCAATTAGAagaatttgaacatttatatCAAGTATCAGAATCAAAACGAACATCATTAATAAGTgaagttgaaaaattaaattttgaattatcaACAACGAGAAATGAAGTACAAGAAGCAAAGCGATCAATAAATGAGGAAAAATCACTTCGTCTTTTAGCCGagacaaaattgaaaaagttaattGAAGATGTAGAAAGTTTACAACAAGAACTTGAAAGTTATCGAGAAGAATGCGCCGATTTTAAAACGTATTCTTCCGGCTTAGCGAATGAATTAACCGCAGCCGAACAAAAAATAACCGATTTAGACGTAGAATTAAAAGATTGTAAGCGACGATTAGAAAATTATCTGGCAGAAAATGTAATAATCAAAGAAGAAAATTCGAGTcaattaacttatttaaacaACTTAAAAGAATCTAACTTTAAATTATCCCAAAACTTAAACGAATACAAAACCGTTAATAAAACAGTAATCGATCAAGTTAATTCTTTAGAAACGTTATTATCAGAAAAAGAAATGTGTTTCAAAGAACGACAAATCAAAATGGACGCGactattaatcaacaaattaaattgatcgactatttgcaatcaaaaattgaagaaaaaaagaaaaaaactttaacaGATAAACTTTTTGGTGGATcgaaaaaggaaaatcatCCCCCTCCATCAATcgtattaaattataaagattTAGAACAccaattatttaaagaaaaagaaacgaacaaaaatcttcaagaagaaattattaaattaaaatcgataaccttaccgaatttaaatttaaacaaactcGATTCTAAAATGAACATTAAAGACCAAAAAagacttttagaacaaatcgTTCAATCTCCGCAAAAAAACGACCTTTATCGCCAAAATTCCGTTCAACGAATGCAACATAACATCCCACACCGATTCGAATCGAAATTATGCACCAAATCCATCGTTTGCGGCCAATGCGGTGATTCAGTACAAATTGGACGCGGATCGAGTGTTTGTAGAGAATGCTTGATTCAAGTTCATAGCGGTTGTGCGAAAAATGTACCTAGAACTTGCGGTTTACCTCAAGGCTTTGCTAAACATTATTCAGACAGTTTGAGTCGGTTAAAAACGAAGAAAGAATTTGATGGGAATAATGAACAAATTGAGGATGAGGATGATGGAAATGTTGTTTTTGATGTTGAAGGATATGTTAAAGTTCCTGT taaatcGTCATGGGAAAAATACTACGCGTGTCTcacatcaaaatcattaacaATTTACGAAGAACCCCCGAATACTACATCAACGAAAATCGTCGATAAACTCAAATTAAATCAACTTGGAACGCATGGAAAAGTCACTTTAGAACCTGTTGAATCCGAAATTGGAATTTCCGTAGCGAATAGCGATCTTCCGTTTGTTATTAAAGTGGAAATTTCGCCCGAAACAACCTGTTGGCCCccgaaaaatattatttttatgactTTAAGTGTTGAAGATAAAGATAAATGGTATAAAGCTCTCGATAGATTGTTTAATTCGCCGAATGGAAAATATGATGGAgatgttgttttaaaattacaagaagAAATCGAAGTGAattgtttaattgaatttggGGATGATTTGAAATTGTTAGGAAGCGATAGAGGattattttcgtttaaaaatgaaactcTATCTCATATTTCCGGTCCGTTACACATTCAGCAAATAACATCCatccaaaaattgaatttaattgtGATGATTGTCGATGAAAATCGAGTTTTAATCACTTGCGATTATAAACACGTTCAAAATTTATCACTTTGCGCACCATGTTCAAAACCAACGCTTCAATTCAACActattaatgtaaaaaatatcgacggttttcatatttttagtGTTTCAACGAAGAAGGATTTGTTATGCGCCGCAACAGCGCGTCAAATAATCATAATGTTTTACGATTCAAAATTAAGAGAATACATTCCAGAAAGGATTTTAGACACGGCTGAACCAACAAGTTGCATTTTATTCACCGAATACACCGTTTTAATTGGAGccgataaattttttgaaatcgatttaaataattacgaAGTTGATGAGTTTTTAGATAGTTCCGATAGGAATTTAAGCTTGGCCATTggttgttataaattaaaatcgtttccTTTGGCTATTTTAGAAGTTTCAAAACATCCCGTAGAATATTTGTTGTGTTACAACGAATTCGCAATTTTTGTGGACGAGTATGGAAGGAATAGTCGAAAAAATGAGATCAAATTTAACCATTTGCCGagtgctttttattttatcagtAATCATTTATTCGTGGTACAATTTTGTGCCGttgaaatcattaaaattccTTCAACGAGTAATCAAGACGATGATAACGTTGATTTTGAGCGGGTTAAAATCGATTTAGCTAGTCCGAAGTATTTAGGGTCATCAAAGAAAGGGATTTAcgttaaaaatcaaaatttgattaaattaatttgctGTAAAGACGATTTAGTATCAGATTTGGATGCTTCAACTGATAGTGATGCGTTTAGTTTTACGAGTTCGATGGTGAGAAGCCTTGATGGGCATTTAAGTGATGATGAGGACCGTTTTGAGAATGAAAAGAGGGTTAAATTCGCACGAACGACcgatttataa
- the LOC111425071 gene encoding cytochrome b-c1 complex subunit 8, producing MGHGFGELYKLRGIIMYRLSPFEQKAFAKLVSHAIPNTVRRITDSVLYVVPPFVLGYLVYNYGETTHEKLKRKNPADYENDQ from the exons ATGGGGCACGGATTCGGGGAATTATACAAACTCCGCGGAATTATTATGTACAGATTGTCTCCATTTGAGCAAAAAGCTTTCGCTAAATTGGTTTCCCATGCTATACCAAACACGGTTAGAAGGATTACCGATTCTGTTTTGTATGTTGTTCCTC CTTTCGTTCTTGGATATTTGGTTTATAACTATGGCGAAACtacacatgaaaaattaaagcGTAAAAATCCAGCCGATTATGAAAAtgatcaataa
- the LOC111425069 gene encoding aldo-keto reductase 1B-like: MSSKVMKLNNGREIPIIGLGTYKSPAGEVERAVRDAIDAGYRHFDCAWLYGNESEIGDALSEKIKNGSVKREDLFITSKLWCNYHKKELVVPMIKETLANLKLDYIDLYLIHWPFGFKEDAGMWPMGEDSAYSDVDYLETWEGMEECVKLGLAKSIGVSNFNSQQLTRLLEKCKIKPVVNQIEVNPNINQKKMIKFCADRDIVVTGYCPMGRVENDGIPGFPTPTIKDPKVIEMAEKYEKTPGQIILNYLVSLGIAVVPKSVTRTRIIENIDIFDFKLDDEDTKYLDSCNKNQRICFFECFKTHPHFPFNIEY, encoded by the exons ATGTCTTCGAAAGTTATGAAATTGAATAATGGGCGTGAAATTCCAATTATTGGATTGGGAACTTACAag TCCCCAGCCGGGGAAGTAGAACGTGCCGTAAGAGACGCAATAGACGCTGGTTATCGACATTTTGATTGCGCCTGGTTGTATGGAAATGAATCAGAAATTGGAGATGCTTTgtcagaaaaaataaaaaatggaagCGTTAAAAGAGAAGATCTTTTCATTACAAGCAAA ttatggtgcaattatcataaaaaagaattagttGTTCCTATGATTAAGGAAACATTGgctaatttaaaattggattACATTGATTTGTATTTGATTCATTGGCCATTTGGATTTAAG gaAGATGCAGGAATGTGGCCAATGGGTGAAGATTCAGCTTATTCAGACGTCGATTACCTAGAAACATGGGAAGGAATGGaggaatgtgtaaaattgGGTTTGGCAAAAAGCATTGGTGTCTCGAATTTTAACAGCCAGCAATTAACCCGCTTATTAGAAAAGTGCAAAATTAAACCGGTCGTTAATCAAATTGAAGTAAACCCGAATATCAACCaaaagaaaatgattaaattctGCGCCGATCGTGATATTGTTGTCACTGGTTATTGCCCCATGGGACGTGTTGAAAACGATGGAATTCCCGGATTTCCAACTCCAACGATTAAGGATCCTAAAGTTATTGAAATGGCGGAGAAATATGAAAAAACTCCTGgacaaattattttgaattatctCGTTTCTTTGGGAATCGCTGTTGTCCCGAAATCCGttacaagaactagaatcatcgaaaatattgatatttttgatttcaaatTGGATGATGAAGATACCAAGTACTTGGATTCTTGTAATAAGAACCAACGCATTTGCTTTTTTGAGTGCTTCAAAACTCACCCCCATTTCCCTTTCAACATTGagtattaa